From Aegilops tauschii subsp. strangulata cultivar AL8/78 chromosome 5, Aet v6.0, whole genome shotgun sequence:
TtatcatcaaaatgaataaaaggggatgtatctagatgtattttagttctagatacatccctttttgtccattttgatgacaaatatttccggacgaagggagtatatAACGTTTTACATATTTTAATATGGACTGAAATTAATAAATAGATAAAATAAAACATGCATACATACATCTGATTCAGAGAAAGTTAAAACATACTCGCTCCGTACCAAAATAAGTGTCTTGACCTTAGTACAAATTTATACTAAAGCTAGtgcaaagttgagacacttattctgggacagagggagtattataATTCGGAACAAAGAGAGTACTACCTGTCCGTTTGGAAGAAAATACGTAAATATTAGCGGTTGTTTCTTCGGACATGGAGTTTGTGAGCTTGAGCTCACACGCATCCTTTGCTAGTAAAatccaaaaaatacaaaaaaaattaaaatctgTTTTTTTAACTTTGATGTGTGTTTCATATGCGAGCAAATTTTTACGATGAAATGACATTTGCGGAGGCGGCCATCGTGAAAATTTACACGCAGTGAAACACAAATCAATATTTGTTGCCAAAAAATGAGTTTTTTTAATTTGttaagttttttttttgaattttattaTAGCAAAGGGTGGATGCGAGCTCGAGCTCACAAGAGCACTCTGCtgtttcttctttcttttctgttGGCCGCAGCGTAAGTTCCATGTAGGTACGTATAAATGGCGGGCTCCTCCCTCCCGCCTTCTACTTACTTATTTTAGCCAACGCGACGAACAGGACGACATCGAGGCGATCAGCCCAAGGGAGGGGAATAATGATGGATTTGGCGGCAACACAAGAGGAATAATCCGCCGCTGAATCCTTCCGATCGTCGTCCCCATCGATCACCGGCCGTCTTCTCGGGCTCCGGCGGAAGACGGGAACAAAATGGACGAGCTTTCCCAGGAGCAAATCCAGGAGTTCCGGGAGGCCTTCAAGCTCTTCGACAAAGACGGCGACGGTACGCGCCCTCGATCAATCAATCCAATGGTTCTTCTTCCCGCGCTCCTCCTGATCCGATTCGACCGATCGATTCGCGCGCGCTGTCGATTGATTTTGATTTTTGCGACGGCGGGTGATTTGGGCGGGCGCAGGGACGATCACGACCAAGGAGCTGGGGACGGTGATGCGGTCGCTGGGGCAGCACCCGACGGAGGGTGAGCTCAAGGACATGGTGGAGGAGGTGGACGCCGACGGCAGCGGCACCATCGACTTCAACGAGTTCCTGGGGCTGGTGGCGCGGCAGATGCGCGGGGACGCCGAAGCCGAGGAGGAGCTCCACGAGGCCTTCCGCGTCTTCGACAAGGACAACAATGGCTTCATCTCCCTCGACGAGCTCCGCACCGTCATGAAGAACCTCGGCGAGAAGCTCTCCGAGGACGAGCTCAACGAGATGCTCCAAGAGGCCGACGCCGACGGCGACGGCCAGATTAACTACAAGGAGTTCGCCAAGGTCATGATGGCAAAGTGAGTACTGCCCCT
This genomic window contains:
- the LOC109765719 gene encoding uncharacterized protein isoform X1 → MDELSQEQIQEFREAFKLFDKDGDGTITTKELGTVMRSLGQHPTEGELKDMVEEVDADGSGTIDFNEFLGLVARQMRGDAEAEEELHEAFRVFDKDNNGFISLDELRTVMKNLGEKLSEDELNEMLQEADADGDGQINYKEFAKVMMAKTEKKDQKTYKFRTMVILLNRRTQQYKDQQQQSPSIVRMPALKNLQVPTYNIHVHQ
- the LOC109765719 gene encoding uncharacterized protein isoform X2: MDELSQEQIQEFREAFKLFDKDGDGTITTKELGTVMRSLGQHPTEGELKDMVEEVDADGSGTIDFNEFLGLVARQMRGDAEAEEELHEAFRVFDKDNNGFISLDELRTVMKNLGEKLSEDELNEMLQEADADGDGQINYKEFAKVMMAKRRANAEEHGAGDHGGSDHSHGGGGGCPCTIL